The Branchiostoma floridae strain S238N-H82 chromosome 8, Bfl_VNyyK, whole genome shotgun sequence genome has a segment encoding these proteins:
- the LOC118421397 gene encoding uncharacterized protein LOC118421397, producing MATVVGETTDVPKKISPKALWQWENTKRRMGFLTFLGVSPNVDGETVQRLYEGVERMAEEYVDNVLVDPVAWRGGERLNKRHFATVVQALAASTHGLLRSQHILQFFRNRYPDLWQQTDGTATTVAVVKAIHVVLSSRKFLQVEADVDPVTSDRRVVFFAIDYQSYPDAPAPGTVLRMPQDEDRQTSARGRCSSADFLSAESSTHYKTPKKVHQARSVLRKALEESNGQNQNVVPQGNIKRRWQQKEVQLSPARGMKGTCGTNPHDEADPNTPTDGTVSTKDGDNSRRWQEYWGRCLDQEAPTYAFDLVGYMCEERLARGFFPRVVNVFPRNLLLTAEQAVMECLAVTDVEL from the exons ATGGCCACTGTTGTTGGTGAGACTACGGATGTTCCCAAAAAGATTTCGCCCAAGGCCCTCTGGCAATGGGAGAACACAAAACGCCGAATGGGCTTCCTAACTTTCCTGGGGGTGTCACCTAATGTAGACGGGGAGACCGTTCAGAGGCTGTACGAGGGGGTAGAAAGAATGGCCGAGGAGTATGTGGACAACGTCCTGGTGGATCCTGTAGCCTGGCGAGGGGGAGAACGTCTGAACAAACGGCATTTTGCAACTGTAGTTCAGGCGCTAGCCGCTAGTACGCACGGTCTACTGCGATCTCAACATATCCTGCAATTTTTCAG GAACCGCTACCCAGACCTCTGGCAACAGACAGATGGAACTGCAACCACGGTGGCAGTTGTG AAAGCCATCCATGTTGTCCTGTCCAGCCGAAAGTTCCTACAAGTTGAAGCGGACGTTGACCCCGTGACGTCAGATCGTCGCGTCGTCTTCTTCGCCATCGACTACCAGAGTTACCCAGACGCACCCGCGCCAGGCACGGTCCTCCGAATGCCACAAGATGAAGATAGACAAACTTCCGCAAGAGGACGCTGCAGCTCCGCTGATTTTCTCTCTGCAGAGTCCAGTACCCACTACAAGACCCCAAAGAAAGTTCACCAAGCTAGGTCTGTTCTCAGGAAGGCTTTAGAGGAATCTAATGGCCAGAACCAAAATGTCGTACCGCAAGGAAATATCAAGCGGCGGTGGCAACAAAAAGAAGTCCAACTGAGCCCTGCTCGTGGTATGAAAGGGACTTGTGGTACAAACCCGCATGACGAGGCCGATCCTAACACCCCTACTGATGgtacagtcagcaccaaggacggggaCAACAGCAGGCGGTGGCAGGAGTATTGGGGCCGATGTCTGGACCAGGAGGCTCCCACCTACGCGTTCGACCTTGTAggctacatgtgtgaggagcgACTAGCACGGGGCTTCTTTCCCAGGGTAGTCAACGTTTTCCCGCGGAATTTACTGCTAACTGCCGAGCAGGCTGTGATGGAATGTTTGGCAGTGACTGATGTCGAACTGTAG